Proteins encoded in a region of the Methylobacterium radiotolerans JCM 2831 genome:
- a CDS encoding DUF1236 domain-containing protein, which yields MTSKLLLSLATAGLLALPVAAQAQGTLRGAAEGAEAGSAAAGPVGGIVGGAVGAATGTVGGILGVDDRPRFRSYVRERGARSYSWGGPVRVGTVLPEDSVTYYDVPSEYRVRPGYRYTIVNDQPVLVDRGHRIVEVID from the coding sequence ATGACGAGCAAGCTTCTTCTGTCGCTGGCGACCGCCGGCCTCCTCGCCCTCCCGGTGGCCGCCCAGGCGCAGGGCACCCTGCGGGGCGCGGCCGAGGGCGCCGAGGCCGGATCGGCCGCGGCCGGACCGGTCGGCGGCATCGTCGGCGGCGCGGTCGGCGCGGCGACCGGCACGGTGGGCGGCATCCTGGGCGTCGACGACCGCCCGCGGTTCCGCAGCTACGTCCGCGAGCGCGGCGCGCGCTCCTACAGCTGGGGCGGCCCGGTCCGGGTCGGCACCGTGCTGCCGGAGGACAGCGTCACCTACTACGACGTGCCCAGCGAGTACCGGGTGCGGCCGGGCTACCGCTACACCATCGTGAACGACCAGCCCGTCCTGGTCGATCGCGGCCACCGCATCGTCGAGGTCATCGACTGA
- a CDS encoding CheR family methyltransferase, with protein sequence MHQDFLNAPGGEASEVLDGAGTVTAPPFAGPVVGIGASAGGLEALREMLARARPPTGMAFVIVQHLDPNHESMLAQLLDRQTELEVLQCEGGERIAGDKVYIIPPGRGLVIQNGVLELTHFVQPRGLRRPIDDFFLSLAVDQQANAACVILSGTGADGTTGLRAIKEHGGVCVVQQPDTARYDGMPLSAVGTSLVDFVRPPGEIVDCLTSFFRRRGTDGVDDEARLVADHIDDLCRVIRAAVGHDFSGYKRTTLVRRVERRMHVLGLESGRAYLGRVRADKTECEALFRDLLINVTRFFRDAEMFELLRERVVEPLLRTRDPEEDIRVWIPGCSSGEEAYSIAMLFADAARRLGVPLAVQIFATDIDERMLQIAREATYPAAALADIPAHLRERYVVLHAERFTVAAEIRDLIRFSSHSLVKDPPFSRVDLLSCRNLLIYFDERLQQSVVPLFHYAVRPGGYLFLGPSESVSRFEHLFPVIDQHARLFERPPGAPQYPIDLPGSARRGEVRRGGREERRGEPSIADETVAVRRVMERYAPPSMVLNEDGGIIAAYGRLSRYFDFPVTRTGGTSAITLARPGLRDVIGPLLRQTRDVRKRVVVRDVEIRSEYGVQPVELICDPLPDGSMLLVVRDTGAFRAADDLDLIEMDAGGDHVEALEEELLRTRYKLRSAVEELETTNEELKSSNEEMMSMNEELQSTNEELSTVNDELKIKVEQLTIANADLRNFFESTDLAVVVLDRELKVRSFTTAATTIFPLQPGDRGRPLADVSSRLAGHEYLHDAREVCAGGSVIQRRVATRDGERTLSLRVLPYRLQNGSVDGATLVLTDITEALSLERQLAAERERLELAVKAGGIGVWEYSPDAGTVVVDSTAGTMFGLAPDAPHPTAALAASVLPEDRPGFEAALSEAAHGLDEFEARIRVRAADHAPRHIRSYGRLTRSGDRKRIVGVCIDVSPEYALAETRDLMLREMNHRVKNLFAIIGGMISAGARTHREIGVFATDMRDRISALGRAHSLADPSDGQGMSDLAGLIGATLRPYRDHVPTVIEGPLVAINWRHVSSLAMILHEWATNSVKYGALGSDDGALSVTWDRQADGLVLDWCERVARVAEPRPGRGFGTLLVEMSLRQLEARVTRSHDASAYRITLHLPELVLTRG encoded by the coding sequence ATGCACCAGGATTTCCTTAACGCCCCCGGAGGCGAGGCCTCGGAGGTCCTGGACGGCGCCGGCACGGTGACCGCCCCGCCCTTCGCCGGGCCCGTCGTGGGAATCGGCGCCTCGGCGGGGGGCCTCGAGGCCCTGCGGGAGATGCTGGCGCGCGCCCGGCCGCCGACCGGCATGGCCTTCGTCATCGTCCAGCACCTCGACCCCAACCACGAGAGCATGCTGGCGCAGCTCCTCGACCGGCAGACCGAGCTGGAGGTGCTGCAGTGCGAGGGCGGGGAGCGGATCGCGGGCGACAAGGTCTACATCATCCCGCCCGGGCGCGGCCTCGTCATCCAGAACGGCGTCCTCGAACTCACCCACTTCGTCCAGCCGCGGGGCCTGCGCCGGCCCATCGACGACTTCTTCCTGTCGCTCGCGGTCGACCAGCAGGCCAACGCCGCCTGCGTGATCCTGTCGGGCACGGGGGCCGACGGCACGACCGGCCTGCGGGCGATCAAGGAGCACGGCGGCGTCTGCGTGGTGCAGCAGCCCGACACCGCCCGCTACGACGGCATGCCGCTCTCGGCGGTCGGGACCAGCCTCGTCGACTTCGTGCGGCCGCCGGGCGAGATCGTGGACTGCCTCACGAGCTTCTTCCGCCGCCGCGGCACCGACGGCGTCGACGACGAGGCCCGCCTCGTCGCCGACCACATCGACGACCTCTGCCGGGTCATCCGCGCCGCGGTGGGCCACGACTTCTCCGGCTACAAGCGGACCACCCTGGTCCGGCGGGTCGAGCGGCGCATGCACGTGCTCGGGCTCGAGTCCGGCCGGGCCTATCTGGGCCGCGTCCGGGCCGACAAGACCGAGTGCGAGGCGCTGTTCCGCGACCTCCTCATCAACGTCACCCGGTTCTTCCGCGACGCCGAGATGTTCGAGCTCCTCCGGGAGCGGGTGGTGGAACCCCTGCTGCGCACCCGCGATCCCGAGGAGGACATCCGGGTCTGGATCCCGGGCTGCTCCAGCGGCGAGGAGGCCTACAGCATCGCCATGCTGTTCGCCGACGCCGCGCGCCGCCTCGGCGTGCCGCTGGCGGTCCAGATCTTCGCCACCGACATCGACGAGCGCATGCTCCAGATCGCCCGGGAGGCGACCTACCCGGCCGCCGCGCTCGCCGACATCCCGGCCCATCTGCGGGAGCGCTACGTCGTCCTCCACGCCGAGCGCTTCACCGTCGCGGCCGAGATCCGCGACCTGATCCGCTTCTCCAGCCACAGCCTGGTCAAGGACCCGCCCTTCTCGCGGGTCGACCTCCTGTCCTGCCGCAACCTGCTGATCTACTTCGACGAGCGCCTCCAGCAATCGGTGGTGCCGCTGTTCCACTACGCGGTCCGGCCGGGGGGCTACCTGTTCCTCGGCCCCTCGGAGAGCGTCAGCCGGTTCGAGCACCTCTTCCCCGTCATCGACCAGCACGCCCGCCTGTTCGAGCGGCCGCCGGGCGCGCCGCAATACCCGATCGACCTGCCCGGGAGCGCGCGCCGGGGCGAGGTCCGGCGCGGCGGCCGCGAGGAGCGCCGCGGCGAGCCCTCGATCGCCGACGAGACCGTGGCGGTGCGCCGCGTCATGGAGCGCTACGCCCCGCCCAGCATGGTGCTCAACGAGGATGGCGGCATCATCGCCGCCTACGGGCGCCTGAGCCGCTACTTCGACTTCCCGGTGACCCGGACCGGCGGCACCAGCGCGATCACCCTCGCGCGCCCGGGCCTGCGCGACGTCATCGGCCCGCTGCTCCGCCAGACCCGGGACGTGCGCAAGCGCGTGGTCGTCCGCGACGTGGAGATCCGCTCGGAATACGGCGTCCAGCCGGTCGAGCTGATCTGCGATCCCCTGCCCGACGGCTCGATGCTCCTGGTCGTGCGCGACACCGGCGCCTTCCGGGCGGCGGACGACCTCGACCTGATCGAGATGGATGCCGGCGGCGACCACGTCGAGGCGCTGGAAGAGGAGCTGCTGCGCACCCGCTACAAGCTGCGCTCGGCGGTCGAGGAGCTGGAGACGACGAACGAGGAGCTGAAGAGCTCCAACGAAGAAATGATGTCGATGAACGAGGAGCTCCAGTCGACGAACGAGGAGCTGTCCACGGTCAACGACGAGCTGAAGATCAAGGTCGAGCAGCTGACCATCGCCAATGCCGACCTGCGCAACTTCTTCGAATCCACCGACCTCGCCGTCGTGGTGCTCGACCGCGAGCTGAAGGTGCGCAGCTTCACCACGGCGGCCACCACGATCTTCCCGCTGCAGCCGGGCGATCGCGGCCGCCCCCTCGCCGACGTGTCGAGCCGGCTCGCCGGGCACGAGTACCTGCACGACGCCCGGGAGGTCTGCGCCGGCGGCTCGGTGATCCAGCGGCGCGTCGCCACCCGGGACGGGGAGCGCACGCTCTCGCTGCGGGTGCTGCCCTACCGCCTGCAGAACGGCAGCGTCGACGGCGCCACCCTGGTGCTCACCGACATCACCGAGGCGCTGTCGCTGGAGCGCCAGCTCGCCGCGGAGCGCGAGCGGCTGGAACTGGCCGTGAAGGCCGGGGGCATCGGCGTCTGGGAATACAGCCCGGATGCCGGGACCGTCGTGGTCGACAGCACCGCCGGCACGATGTTCGGCCTCGCTCCCGACGCCCCGCACCCCACCGCGGCCCTGGCGGCCAGCGTGCTGCCCGAGGACCGTCCCGGCTTCGAGGCGGCGCTGTCCGAGGCGGCGCACGGCCTGGACGAGTTCGAGGCGCGCATCCGCGTGCGCGCCGCCGACCACGCGCCGCGGCACATCCGCAGCTACGGGCGCCTGACCCGGAGCGGCGACCGGAAGCGGATCGTCGGCGTCTGCATCGACGTGTCGCCCGAATACGCGCTCGCCGAGACCCGCGACCTGATGCTGCGGGAGATGAACCACCGGGTGAAGAACCTGTTCGCGATCATCGGCGGCATGATCTCGGCGGGCGCCCGCACGCACCGGGAGATCGGCGTCTTCGCCACCGACATGCGCGACCGCATCTCGGCGCTCGGGCGGGCGCATTCCCTGGCCGACCCGTCCGACGGCCAGGGCATGAGCGACCTCGCGGGCCTGATCGGCGCGACCCTGCGCCCGTACCGCGACCACGTCCCCACGGTGATCGAGGGTCCCCTCGTGGCGATCAACTGGCGGCACGTGTCGTCGCTGGCGATGATCCTGCACGAGTGGGCGACGAACTCGGTGAAGTACGGCGCGCTCGGGTCCGACGACGGCGCGCTGTCCGTCACCTGGGACCGGCAGGCGGACGGGCTCGTCCTGGACTGGTGCGAGCGCGTGGCCCGCGTCGCCGAGCCGCGGCCGGGCCGGGGCTTCGGCACCCTGCTGGTGGAGATGTCCCTGCGCCAGCTCGAGGCGCGCGTCACGCGCAGTCACGACGCCTCCGCCTACCGGATCACCCTGCACCTGCCGGAACTGGTGCTCACGCGGGGGTGA
- a CDS encoding PAS domain-containing protein: MDTQTIPAELTTFFAKSHIALALAAAGDDNVLLLVNERFHELTGYTGAEVVGRNCRLLQRDADNREARAKIHAFLENDRQDTVRTPILNFRKDGKPFVNLLYMSKLKALSGEVRFLFASQFDVSRSQPELLSAYDTELGRTLSRLTPTLAESGLVIEGSLMTIANTVATVAQAKLTLADLDAPGFP; this comes from the coding sequence GTGGACACGCAGACCATCCCGGCCGAACTCACGACCTTCTTCGCGAAATCCCACATCGCCCTGGCCCTGGCGGCGGCGGGCGACGACAACGTCCTGCTCCTGGTGAACGAGCGGTTCCACGAGCTCACCGGCTACACGGGCGCGGAGGTCGTCGGGCGCAATTGCCGCCTCCTCCAGCGCGACGCCGACAACCGGGAGGCGCGGGCCAAGATCCACGCCTTCCTGGAGAACGACCGGCAGGACACGGTGCGCACGCCGATCCTGAATTTCCGCAAGGACGGGAAGCCCTTCGTCAACCTGCTGTACATGTCCAAACTGAAGGCCCTGTCGGGCGAGGTGCGCTTTCTTTTCGCATCCCAATTCGACGTCAGCCGCTCGCAACCCGAGTTGCTTTCCGCCTACGATACCGAACTCGGCCGGACCCTGTCCCGGCTGACCCCGACGCTTGCGGAGAGCGGGCTCGTCATCGAGGGCTCGCTGATGACGATCGCCAACACGGTCGCCACGGTCGCGCAGGCCAAGCTCACGCTCGCGGATCTCGATGCACCAGGATTTCCTTAA